A region of the Synechococcus sp. PCC 7502 genome:
TTTGGCGTGATCTGGGGTTCGATTTATGTATTTATTGGGGCAACTCTGGGGGCGATCGCCGCTTTTTTAGTAGGACGCTATGGGGCAAGGAAATGGATTAGTCAAGAAATTGCAGGTAATCCCAAATTTGCTGCGATCGATCAAGCTGTGGCTAAGGAAGGATTTAAGATCGTATTTCTAACTCGGCTCTCACCGATTTTTCCTTTTAACTTACTCAATTATGCCTTTGGTGCCACAGGGGTTTCCCTGAAGGACTACAGCCTTGCTTCGGTGGGAATGATTCCGGGTACAGTCATGTATGTTTATATTGGTTCTCTAGCAGGGGATATTGCCCGCCTTGGGGCTGGGAACTCGCCCAATAACTTGATAATTCAGTGGATAATTCGGATTATGGGTTTAATTGCCACCGTTGCCGTAACTATCTATGTTACCCGCCTTGCTCAATCTGCCCTAGCTACTAAAGTTACGGAATAAAGTTACTGAATAAATCATGACCACACTTTCCCTCCACCGTCGCCATAGCACTCTTGCTAATCCCCAAGCTCAAATCGCTCTATTAGAATCTATCGATCTATCCCATTTGCCAGAGCAGGGAAACTTTGACTCGACCCTTAAAAGCAGTGGTTGGCAAAAGTTACAGCCCGCCCCATTGGAAATATTTCAAATTAATCTTGGTAAGCTCTGCAATATGACCTGTCAGCACTGTCATGTGGATGCCGCCCCCGATCGCAGGGAAAATATGGATAGACCTACCATTGATGCTTGCCTTGCTGCCCTTGACCAAACAGCAGCCCATACGGTGGATATTACAGGTGGTGCACCCGAACTTAATCCGCACTTTCGCTATTTAGTTGAGCAATGTGTAAGCCGTGGCAAACATGTAATTGATCGGTGTAATTTGACGGTGCTACTTTTGCCGACTATGACAGATTTACCCGCATGGTTTGCTGAGCTTGGGGTTGAAGTTGTTTGCTCTTTACCCCACTACCGCCAGCCCAATACCGATAAGCAACGGGGTGATGGGACTTTTACCCAATCGATCGAAGCTTTACGCCGCCTTAATGCTGTGGGTTACGGACAGGGAAATCCCCAACGTCAACTAACTTTAGTTAGCAATCCCACGGATACCTCTTTACCTTGTAATCAAGCTGCTTTACTAGAGCAAATGTGGAAAAAAGGGCTGTGGGAAAATCATGAAATTACCTTCGATCGCCTGATTTCAATTAGTAATATGCCGATCGTTCGACAGTTGGAATGGCTGGAACAATCGGGTAATTTACAAGGTTATATGGAGTTACTGGTCAATTCCTTTAATCCTGCCACCATAGCGGGGCTGATGTGTCGCAATACGATTTCTGTGAGTTGGGATGGGAAATTATATGACTGTGACTTTAACCAAATGCTGGAGCTAGAAGTTCAACTAGAAGGTAATCAAAAAGCTAAGAAAAATAGCCGCTATACCCATATTCGTGATTTTAGTCCAGAATTACTTGCCCAACGGACAATTGTTACAGGTCGTCATTGCTTTGGCTGTACTGCGGGTAAGGGGAGTTCCTGTAGTGGGGCGATCGCTGCCAGTTAAAGAACTAATTAAAGAAAAATTATTAAAACTACACATTTATCAAAGTAATGACATTAAATTTTATTAACAAATCTCAACAATTTGATTGCAAAATGTTTCAAATCCCCAATTTCACCATTAATCCCTAAAATTCTTTGCTAAAA
Encoded here:
- the arsS gene encoding arsenosugar biosynthesis radical SAM (seleno)protein ArsS (Some members of this family are selenoproteins.) codes for the protein MTTLSLHRRHSTLANPQAQIALLESIDLSHLPEQGNFDSTLKSSGWQKLQPAPLEIFQINLGKLCNMTCQHCHVDAAPDRRENMDRPTIDACLAALDQTAAHTVDITGGAPELNPHFRYLVEQCVSRGKHVIDRCNLTVLLLPTMTDLPAWFAELGVEVVCSLPHYRQPNTDKQRGDGTFTQSIEALRRLNAVGYGQGNPQRQLTLVSNPTDTSLPCNQAALLEQMWKKGLWENHEITFDRLISISNMPIVRQLEWLEQSGNLQGYMELLVNSFNPATIAGLMCRNTISVSWDGKLYDCDFNQMLELEVQLEGNQKAKKNSRYTHIRDFSPELLAQRTIVTGRHCFGCTAGKGSSCSGAIAAS
- a CDS encoding TVP38/TMEM64 family protein, with product MIQNLYSNLNFNPQEWLQTALQWIEGLGYGGGLAFIVIYIIATVAFLPGSILTLGAGVVFGVIWGSIYVFIGATLGAIAAFLVGRYGARKWISQEIAGNPKFAAIDQAVAKEGFKIVFLTRLSPIFPFNLLNYAFGATGVSLKDYSLASVGMIPGTVMYVYIGSLAGDIARLGAGNSPNNLIIQWIIRIMGLIATVAVTIYVTRLAQSALATKVTE